A genome region from Sphingomonas sp. BGYR3 includes the following:
- a CDS encoding zinc-dependent alcohol dehydrogenase — MRALCFHGTKNVSVDTVPDPMIVNPRDAIIKVTSTAICGSDLHLFDGVIPGTRPGDILGHEFMGIVEETGPGSTLKRGQRVVVPFTISCGSCYFCGKQQFSACDNSNPVETQEMGETIYGYPMTGIFGYSHLTGGYPGGQAEYVRVPFSDVGPIVIEDDGLDDDRVLFLSDILPTGWMAAENAAIEPGDTVAVWGAGPVGLFAAQSARIMGAERVIVIDHYPRRLELARGLGCDIINFRETRVREALAEMTGGVGPDAVIDAVGMEAHGFAIDNMIDIAKQTIGIGADRTSALKQAILSVRKGGRISVPGVYGGLTDKFPIGAVMEKGVTLRTGQTHVQKYMGDLLAMISDGVIDTTFLISHRLPLEQAADGYRHFRDEQNEYTKIVLKPGMAA; from the coding sequence ATGCGCGCCCTTTGCTTTCACGGAACCAAGAATGTCAGCGTCGACACGGTTCCGGACCCCATGATCGTCAATCCCCGCGATGCGATCATCAAGGTGACAAGTACGGCGATCTGCGGATCCGACCTGCACCTGTTCGACGGCGTGATCCCCGGCACCCGGCCGGGCGACATTCTGGGCCACGAATTCATGGGCATCGTCGAAGAAACTGGCCCAGGCTCGACATTGAAGCGCGGCCAGCGCGTGGTGGTGCCGTTCACCATCTCCTGCGGCAGCTGCTATTTCTGCGGCAAGCAGCAATTCAGCGCCTGCGACAATTCCAATCCGGTCGAAACCCAGGAAATGGGCGAAACCATCTACGGCTATCCGATGACCGGGATCTTCGGTTATTCGCACCTGACCGGCGGCTATCCGGGCGGACAGGCGGAATATGTCCGTGTCCCGTTCAGCGATGTCGGACCCATCGTTATCGAGGATGACGGGCTGGACGACGACAGGGTGCTTTTCCTGTCCGACATCCTTCCCACCGGCTGGATGGCGGCGGAAAACGCCGCGATCGAGCCGGGCGATACCGTTGCCGTCTGGGGCGCGGGACCGGTCGGCCTGTTTGCCGCTCAAAGTGCCCGCATCATGGGTGCGGAACGCGTCATCGTAATCGATCATTATCCCCGCCGGCTCGAACTGGCGCGCGGCCTTGGCTGCGACATCATCAACTTCCGCGAAACCCGTGTGCGCGAAGCACTTGCCGAGATGACCGGCGGCGTTGGGCCGGATGCGGTGATCGACGCGGTCGGGATGGAGGCGCACGGCTTCGCCATCGACAACATGATCGATATCGCCAAACAGACCATCGGTATCGGGGCGGACCGGACCTCGGCGTTGAAACAGGCGATCCTGTCGGTACGCAAGGGCGGACGGATTTCGGTCCCTGGCGTCTATGGCGGCCTGACCGACAAGTTCCCGATCGGCGCGGTGATGGAAAAGGGCGTCACGCTCAGGACCGGTCAGACCCATGTGCAGAAATATATGGGCGACCTGCTGGCGATGATCTCGGATGGAGTGATCGACACGACCTTCCTGATCTCGCACCGCCTGCCGCTCGAACAGGCAGCGGACGGCTATCGCCATTTCCGCGACGAACAGAATGAATATACCAAGATCGTGCTCAAGCCGGGGATGGCGGCATGA